The following proteins are encoded in a genomic region of Portunus trituberculatus isolate SZX2019 chromosome 13, ASM1759143v1, whole genome shotgun sequence:
- the LOC123502996 gene encoding uncharacterized protein LOC123502996 yields MSNSGSDMTKGGVQMCQVARSVTQGYGVQSSELQPFGANRFVSQQSDIDRSAYQPFSVRKDTHQPCDVARSAHQFEMSRNAMPSFEMTRSHSQSFDTPRGIQPHYEMRRSSVQHHYDMTRGNTHSFEPHKSGNALYDMARGTLGYEMGRGSHQYEMPRMQPYEVRPTHPQQIPQLYNYDKGCQECPEPQDTGMAKGDQSKSFPDTQQDMEVLLKMPKTAPQPTVRMKPGQKTSGHPFDFAKGYAEELEMAKKAAQTAIQAKIKAQEEERAHQEAKEAEKMQEEKEAKGNTQPSEILKLYAQQLQMMKKAPKSHEAAKVPVRQQDGDREGGSNGAKKYNEQYFHFERQGKQKLSGPFYEDTNAEEEHGGDNVASAGSADNGDLIIDGVEGDPPPFEMAKYMAQLSARSGWQEEQVCRVTESTSDTVAKEERKSYSTTEATNSSGIPFSIELMKNLSVPLRASAKAVGNLKGKRDRQELTIANKAKLIEQVESRGARKKADIAREWGLRPSTLSTIMKNKEKILTQFKSQRYAVGRRRMRTAAYPDVEEALLMWFRYARAAGIPITGPVLQGMGVTLAQELGHPEFSCSVGWLDRFKARHGLCFNPKNSQDPATSGTFNEPPDRVPSPMVLTPNDADINCDVSSQVLFPPTMPAVAPDVTQAENSPPSWSSNAVSGLNSTLDTGDQLNKWFPENIAMEECGHQETVEDAASMWLGSTVPALLKDKSPRDIFTAGEAALFYNLLPDKFLAVKEEDGHKWTWVKERVTFLVAVNMDGSEKLPLLVIGQKPVGQRNNETDSATLPLPYETNDSAMMTTALFKSWLRQLDQEYQAANRTIAIILEDCPAHSDPKGLSNVQLFFLPTDTTSRLQPLEHGVIHTLKSLYRRTMLERMVGTLEAGRRYEITLREAMEVLQQSWRQIKSELIVESFKQAGLQAAQNPAESAVLGGEDTLVLLERARSLGLDIPREVTFESYLMIDSEVQTTVDQEEEAELRVDCKDNEEPTPPGEALQALATLRKFMVEQDGPVSLLDTLADMEGWVTKHIVKKEVSTAE; encoded by the coding sequence ATGTCAAATTCTGGAAGCGACATGACGAAGGGTGGTGTTCAGATGTGTCAGGTGGCCAGGAGCGTGACACAGGGTTACGGCGTGCAGAGCAGTGAGCTTCAGCCTTTTGGCGCCAACAGATTCGTCTCTCAGCAATCAGATATAGATCGCAGTGCTTACCAGCCTTTCAGCGTGAGAAAGGACACTCACCAGCCCTGTGATGTGGCGAGGAGTGCCCACCAGTTTGAAATGTCACGGAATGCGATGCCTTCTTTCGAAATGACAAGGAGCCACAGTCAGTCTTTCGATACCCCGAGAGGAATCCAGCCTCACTATGAAATGAGACGCAGCTCCGTGCAGCATCACTATGACATGACCAGAGGAAACACTCATTCATTTGAGCCACACAAGAGCGGTAACGCACTTTATGACATGGCACGAGGAACCCTCGGATATGAGATGGGACGAGGCAGTCACCAGTACGAGATGCCGAGGATGCAACCTTACGAGGTGAGGCCAACGCACCCACAGCAGATTCCTCAGCTGTACAATTATGATAAAGGATGCCAGGAATGTCCCGAGCCCCAAGACACAGGTATGGCGAAGGGAGACCAATCAAAGTCCTTCCCCGACACTCAGCAGGATATGGAGGTGCTCTTAAAAATGCCCAAGACAGCCCCACAGCCCACAGTGAGAATGAAACCAGGACAAAAAACGTCTGGACATCCTTTCGATTTTGCTAAGGGTTATGCTGAAGAGCTAGAAATGGCTAAAAAAGCCGCTCAGACTGCTATTCAAGCCAAGATTAaagcgcaggaggaggagagagcgcATCAAGAAGCCAAGGAGGCagaaaaaatgcaagaagagaaggaagctaAAGGAAACACGCAGCCCTCAGAGATCCTGAAGCTGTACGCCCAACAGCTGCAGATGATGAAAAAGGCTCCCAAGTCCCATGAGGCAGCCAAGGTACCCGTCAGGCAACAGGATGGGGACAGAGAGGGGGGATCAAATGGGgctaaaaaatataatgaacagTATTTTCATTTTGAACGGCAGGGGAAACAAAAGCTCTCTGGCCCTTTCTATGAAGATACAAACGCAGAGGAAGAACATGGGGGTGACAATGTCGCATCGGCAGGTAGTGCAGATAATGGTGATCTAATTATAGACGGGGTTGAGGGAGACCCGCCACCTTTCGAGATGGCCAAGTACATGGCCCAGCTGTCCGCAAGGAGTGGGTGGCAGGAGGAACAAGTCTGTCGGGTGACGGAGAGCACTTCTGATACTGTtgcgaaagaggaaagaaagtcatATTCTACAACAGAGGCAACAAATTCCTCAGGTATTCCATTTTCAATAGAGCTGATGAAGAACCTCAGTGTGCCGCTCAGAGCTAGTGCAAAGGCCGTCGGGAACCTCAAGGGCAAGCGGGACCGGCAGGAGCTGACGATCGCTAACAAAGCGAAGCTAATTGAGCAGGTGGAATCGCGTGGCGCCAGGAAAAAAGCTGATATAGCGAGGGAGTGGGGATTGCGTCCATCTACACTCTCCACCATtatgaagaacaaagaaaagatcctAACGCAGTTCAAATCACAGCGCTACGCGGTGGGACGGCGGCGCATGCGTACGGCAGCCTACCCGGACGTGGAGGAGGCACTGCTTATGTGGTTTCGTTATGCACGTGCTGCGGGTATCCCCATCACAGGGCCTGTGTTGCAGGGGATGGGCGTGACACTGGCGCAGGAGCTCGGCCATCCAGAGTTTTCTTGCAGCGTGGGGTGGCTGGACCGCTTCAAGGCCAGACACGGCCTCTGCTTCAACCCCAAGAACAGCCAGGACCCGGCCACGTCTGGTACCTTCAATGAACCGCCTGACCGTGTCCCCAGCCCGATGGTTCTCACCCCAAATGATGCCGACATAAACTGTGACGTGTCCTCGCAAGTGTTGTTCCCACCAACCATGCCCGCCGTGGCTCCTGACGTCACCCAAGCAGAAAATTCACCACCTTCTTGGTCTTCAAATGCCGTGTCGGGCTTAAATAGCACCTTGGACACTGGGGACCAGCTGAACAAGTGGTTCCCAGAAAATATAGCCATGGAGGAATGTGGCCATCAGGAGACTGTGGAGGATGCAGCCAGCATGTGGCTTGGCAGCACTGTTCCGGCCTTGCTGAAAGATAAGAGTCCCAGAGACATTTTCACCGCAGGAGAGGCGGCGCTTTTCTACAATCTATTGCCCGACAAATTCTtggcagtgaaggaggaagacggtCACAAATGGAcgtgggtgaaggaaagggtcACGTTCCTGGTGGCAGTGAACATGGATGGCAGTGAAAAGCTTCCATTGCTTGTCATTGGCCAGAAACCTGTGGGGCAAAGGAACAATGAAACAGATTCGGCAACTTTGCCTTTACCTTATGAGACCAATGACTCAGCAATGATGACCACTGCTTTGTTTAAGAGTTGGTTGCGTCAGTTAGACCAGGAGTACCAAGCTGCTAACAGGACAATAGCCATTATCCTGGAAGACTGCCCTGCACACTCTGATCCAAAGGGCCTGAGCAATGTGCAACTGTTTTTCTTGCCCACGGACACCACGTCCAGGCTACAGCCCTTGGAGCATGGTGTGATCCACACGCTCAAGAGTCTGTACCGCCGTACCATGCTGGAGAGGATGGTTGGTACCCTCGAGGCGGGCCGCAGATACGAGATTACACTGCGGGAGGCCATGGAAGTGCTGCAGCAATCTTGGAGGCAAATCAAGAGCGAGTTAATCGTTGAGAGCTTCAAACAGGCAGGGCTGCAGGCTGCACAGAACCCGGCAGAATCTGCAGTGCTAGGCGGGGAGGACACGCTGGTTCTTCTGGAGCGTGCCCGCAGCTTGGGCCTTGACATCCCGAGGGAAGTCACTTTCGAATCCTACTTGATGATAGACAGTGAGGTGCAGACCACTGtcgatcaggaggaggaggcggaattGAGAGTTGATTGTAAAGATAATGAGGAACCCACGCCTCCCGGGGAGGCCCTGCAGGCCCTTGCTACGCTCAGGAAGTTCATGGTGGAGCAAGATGGACCTGTCTCCCTCCTGGATACACTGGCGGACATGGAGGGCTGGGTAACGAAGCATATTGTCAAGAAAGAAGTGTCCACAGCAGAATGA